One region of Gopherus evgoodei ecotype Sinaloan lineage chromosome 16, rGopEvg1_v1.p, whole genome shotgun sequence genomic DNA includes:
- the TMEM203 gene encoding transmembrane protein 203 — MLFSLRELVQWLGFATFEIFLHLLALLLFSVLLVLKVDGGGGGGAGLSWWKVFIPFFAADGLSTYFTTIVSVRLFQDGEKRLAVLRLFWILTILSLKFVFEMLLCQKLVEQTRELWYGLIMSPVFILLQLLMIRACRVN, encoded by the coding sequence ATGCTGTTCTCGCTGCGGGAGCTGGTCCAGTGGCTGGGCTTCGCCACCTTCGAGATCTTCCTGCAcctcctggccctgctgctcttCTCCGTCCTGCTGGTGCTGAAGGTGgacggcggcggcggcggcggcgcggGGCTGTCCTGGTGGAAAGTTTTCATCCCCTTCTTCGCCGCCGACGGCCTGAGCACCTACTTCACCACCATCGTCTCCGTGCGGCTCTTCCAGGACGGGGAGAAGCGCCTGGCCGTCCTGCGCCTCTTCTGGATCCTCACCATCCTGAGCCTCAAGTTCGTCTTTGAGATGCTTTTGTGTCAGAAACTGGTCGAGCAGACCAGGGAGCTCTGGTACGGACTCATTATGTCCCCCGTCTtcatcctgctccagctcctCATGATCCGAGCCTGCAGGGTAAACTGA